The proteins below are encoded in one region of Styela clava chromosome 4, kaStyClav1.hap1.2, whole genome shotgun sequence:
- the LOC120326847 gene encoding uncharacterized protein LOC120326847 isoform X1 — protein sequence MKIQLFYMGLLVAGIAVFGEVCWAPMLCKDRTMPSWVKLNVGATGNTVDYKCAERVEALEGTVSTMKNQIQELTEVMTGKMTTDATTKSSTDSTTRSNAATMLHDNNGIVSTPTSNPSTTSVLDIFLRTEKSQGQTTAQGCVSYRNKCFKTPQDLLTTESVDLNQARTMCTDIGWKLANIYSTEHYEAIAEYLRNKYPKINQPTVWLGMTLGQDSQLYLSNGTVGPTLKWYPGFPGGSGGKMISMDVLHVKNHNYQGMVNQPPENKRKGALCEN from the exons ATGAAGATTCAGTTGTTTTACATGGGCCTTCTTGTGGCTGGGATTGCAGTTTTTG GAGAAGTTTGTTGGGCACCGATGCTTTGTAAAGACCGGACAATGCCATCGTGGGTAAAACTAAATGTCGGC GCTACAGGCAATACCGTGGATTACAAATGTGCAGAAAGAGTCGAAGCGTTAGAAG GCACTGTCAGCACGATGAAGAATCAAATCCAAGAACTGACGGAAGTAATGACTGGCAAGATGACGACTGACGCAACTACCAAGTCATCAACAG ACTCTACTACGCGATCAAACGCTGCTACAATGCTCCATGATAATAATGGAATAGTATCAACTCCCACTTCCAATCCAAGTACTACTTCTGTCTTGGACATTTTTTTGAGGACCGAGAAAAGCCAAGGCCAAACAACTGCACAAG GCTGTGTTTCTTATCGAAATAAATGCTTCAAAACTCCACAAGATTTACTCACGACCGAGAGCGTTGATTTAAATCAGGCTCGAACAATGTGTACCGATATTGGATGGAAACTTGCCAATATATATTCAACAGAACACTACGAAGCTATAGCAGAATATCTTCGCAATAAGTATCCCAAAATTAACCAGCCTACTGTGTGGCTTGGTATGACCCTAGGACAG GATTCACAACTTTATCTATCTAATGGAACGGTTGGCCCTACCTTGAAATGGTATCCTGGTTTCCCGGGAGGCTCAGGGGGAAAGATGATTTCAATGGATGTACTGCACGTTAAAAACCACAATTATCAAGGCATGGTAAATCAACCCCCAGAAAACAAAAGAAAAGGGGCTCTTTgtgaaaattga
- the LOC120326847 gene encoding uncharacterized protein LOC120326847 isoform X2, which yields MKIQLFYMGLLVAGIAVFGEVCWAPMLCKDRTMPSWVKLNVGATGNTVDYKCAERVEALEGTVSTMKNQIQELTEVMTGKMTTDATTKSSTGCVSYRNKCFKTPQDLLTTESVDLNQARTMCTDIGWKLANIYSTEHYEAIAEYLRNKYPKINQPTVWLGMTLGQDSQLYLSNGTVGPTLKWYPGFPGGSGGKMISMDVLHVKNHNYQGMVNQPPENKRKGALCEN from the exons ATGAAGATTCAGTTGTTTTACATGGGCCTTCTTGTGGCTGGGATTGCAGTTTTTG GAGAAGTTTGTTGGGCACCGATGCTTTGTAAAGACCGGACAATGCCATCGTGGGTAAAACTAAATGTCGGC GCTACAGGCAATACCGTGGATTACAAATGTGCAGAAAGAGTCGAAGCGTTAGAAG GCACTGTCAGCACGATGAAGAATCAAATCCAAGAACTGACGGAAGTAATGACTGGCAAGATGACGACTGACGCAACTACCAAGTCATCAACAG GCTGTGTTTCTTATCGAAATAAATGCTTCAAAACTCCACAAGATTTACTCACGACCGAGAGCGTTGATTTAAATCAGGCTCGAACAATGTGTACCGATATTGGATGGAAACTTGCCAATATATATTCAACAGAACACTACGAAGCTATAGCAGAATATCTTCGCAATAAGTATCCCAAAATTAACCAGCCTACTGTGTGGCTTGGTATGACCCTAGGACAG GATTCACAACTTTATCTATCTAATGGAACGGTTGGCCCTACCTTGAAATGGTATCCTGGTTTCCCGGGAGGCTCAGGGGGAAAGATGATTTCAATGGATGTACTGCACGTTAAAAACCACAATTATCAAGGCATGGTAAATCAACCCCCAGAAAACAAAAGAAAAGGGGCTCTTTgtgaaaattga